One genomic window of Salmo salar chromosome ssa12, Ssal_v3.1, whole genome shotgun sequence includes the following:
- the LOC106565797 gene encoding opioid growth factor receptor-like isoform X2, whose protein sequence is MEKWGVQKPLSVKKRVQNPLSVKWRVQNPFSVKEWRLRFSGHILLKIPTSSTASTTRHWMILQAKKLVVKEVQNITPVRQQGNEIYAGNNKMIGIYIEDFHNNWLFPLQERGMNNQAKELTKKEIEAFLEDETAKKRLVKSYKLMLDFYGIQLSNDTTGEVQRANNWRNRFDNMDRHTHNNLRITRILKCLVTLGFPHYQAPLVHFFLEETLVKGNLYNVKESVLNYFIFAVRDKQQRRELVNYAYKNYEPKHEFVWCPKKIQNIF, encoded by the exons ATGGAGAAGTGGGGAGTTCAGAAACCCTTGTCAGTGAAGAAGAGAGTCCAGAATCCCCTCTCAGTGAAGTGGAGAGTCCAGAATCCCTTCTCAGTAAAGGAGTGGAGGCTCCGGTTCTCAGGTCATATACTGTTGAAGATACCGACGAGTTCTACAGCGAGTACGACTCGACATTGGATGATCCTCCAAGCAAAGAAACTAGTTGTGAAAGAAGTCCAAAACAT TACACCGGTCCGTCAACAAGGCAACGA GATCTATGCGGGCAACAACAA GATGATAG GTATCTACATTGAGGACTTTCACAATAACTG GTTGTTCCCTCTTCAAGAACGAGGAATGAATAATCAAGCCAAGGAACTCACCAAGAAGGAAATTGAG GCTTTTCTTGAAGATGAAACTGCAAAGAAGAGGCTGGTCAAGTCGTACAAGCTCATGCTGGACTTCTACGGCATCCAGCTGTCAAATGACACAACAGGGGAAGTGCAACGTGCTAATAATTGGCGCAACAGATTTGACAACATGGACAG ACATACACACAACAACCTGCGCATCACCCGTATCCTGAAGTGCCTGGTCACTCTGGGGTTCCCCCACTACCAGGCCCCACTGGTCCACTTCTTCTTGGAGGAAACTCTTGTCAAAGGCAACCTGTACAATGTGAAAGAGAGTGTGCTCAACTACTTCATATTCGCTGTTCGTGATAAGCAACAACGCAGGGAATTAGTTAACTATGCCTATAAGAACTATGAGCCCAAACATGAGTTTGTGTGGTGCCCTAAGAAAATCCAGAATATTTTCTAA
- the LOC106565797 gene encoding opioid growth factor receptor-like isoform X1, producing MEKWGVQKPLSVKKRVQNPLSVKWRVQNPFSVKEWRLRFSGHILLKIPTSSTASTTRHWMILQAKKLVVKEVQNITPVRQQGNEIYAGNNKMIGIYIEDFHNNWYEDYSKLERVYSYIQWLFPLQERGMNNQAKELTKKEIEAFLEDETAKKRLVKSYKLMLDFYGIQLSNDTTGEVQRANNWRNRFDNMDRHTHNNLRITRILKCLVTLGFPHYQAPLVHFFLEETLVKGNLYNVKESVLNYFIFAVRDKQQRRELVNYAYKNYEPKHEFVWCPKKIQNIF from the exons ATGGAGAAGTGGGGAGTTCAGAAACCCTTGTCAGTGAAGAAGAGAGTCCAGAATCCCCTCTCAGTGAAGTGGAGAGTCCAGAATCCCTTCTCAGTAAAGGAGTGGAGGCTCCGGTTCTCAGGTCATATACTGTTGAAGATACCGACGAGTTCTACAGCGAGTACGACTCGACATTGGATGATCCTCCAAGCAAAGAAACTAGTTGTGAAAGAAGTCCAAAACAT TACACCGGTCCGTCAACAAGGCAACGA GATCTATGCGGGCAACAACAA GATGATAG GTATCTACATTGAGGACTTTCACAATAACTGGTATGAGGATTATTCAAAACTGGAAAGAGTTTACTCATACATACAATG GTTGTTCCCTCTTCAAGAACGAGGAATGAATAATCAAGCCAAGGAACTCACCAAGAAGGAAATTGAG GCTTTTCTTGAAGATGAAACTGCAAAGAAGAGGCTGGTCAAGTCGTACAAGCTCATGCTGGACTTCTACGGCATCCAGCTGTCAAATGACACAACAGGGGAAGTGCAACGTGCTAATAATTGGCGCAACAGATTTGACAACATGGACAG ACATACACACAACAACCTGCGCATCACCCGTATCCTGAAGTGCCTGGTCACTCTGGGGTTCCCCCACTACCAGGCCCCACTGGTCCACTTCTTCTTGGAGGAAACTCTTGTCAAAGGCAACCTGTACAATGTGAAAGAGAGTGTGCTCAACTACTTCATATTCGCTGTTCGTGATAAGCAACAACGCAGGGAATTAGTTAACTATGCCTATAAGAACTATGAGCCCAAACATGAGTTTGTGTGGTGCCCTAAGAAAATCCAGAATATTTTCTAA